The Shewanella halotolerans region AATCATCCGCTCCCTCTGGGTAACTTTGTAGTAATATCTGCTGGAAATCACTGGTGTTTAGTGATTCACACTGCAAATGGCCGCAGATTGTTATCGGTTTGTTGGCTATCTTTGTTTGCTATCTGGGTGTCGCAGCATTGAGGAAGAGGTAGATAAAATGGATTTTTCACCACAGGTATTCACTCAGGCGTTGGCCAAAAGGCTGACGCTTGGCCTGCTCGCACTGCCCCTGTTCGCACAGCCCTTGGTCGCGACCGCCACCGAGCTGGCACAGATGTCATCGCAGGCCCATGTTCAGCCCAGTCAATTGACGATCTTCAGGCAGAATCTTGGCCTGCATTTCCCCGCCAACTGGCGCCTGGCCTACAGTGAGCAGCGCGGCGATATGTTTTCGGCCGAGTTTGTGCCCGCCCAGCAGCTGCTGGCCCATTGGTCGTCGCTCTACTGTGTGCAGGGGTTTAAGGGGATGGCGGAGCGTATCGACCCCGAGGCCTTTCTCGACGGTTTTGCCGAGCAGTATCGCCATACCTGCGAAGGTGAGATGCAATACCAGAAACTGGGCGCCAGCGAGCTTGGCGGTAAGGCGAGCTATAGCGCCATGTTGACTTGCGATAAGATGCCGCAGACCCACAGAGGCGAGCAGGGCATAGATAAGCCGGTCGGCGAGATAGGTCACTATACTGTGATTGCCGGCAAGGAAGATCTGTTTCTGCTGCATCAATCGGCGCGGGGCGAGGCCTTGCTATCCCTCTCCTCCCTTAAGATAGCGCCGCCCATCGAGCGTATCGCCGATATGTCGGGCCTGCGATAACGCCTGCTTGGCCCTTGCTTGCGACGCTGCTTTAGCCAGGGCTAACAATGGCCGCTTTTGTGGTTGTTTTTAGGCCAATTTGTTGTCATGTTAGTGAAGTTTTAGGCGCTCGCCCTTGTCCTTACCGGGAGCTTTCTCGGCAAGGCGCGGTGAGTTCTCACTCCTTCACACATGATTAACGGGCCATAATGAAAAATAATACTCTGCTCCCCCTCGTCGCGCTGACGGCTGCTCTCTTGTCGCCATCCCTGTTTGCCAAAGATGTGACAGTGATCCATGCCGGCACCCTGCTGGCCGACCCGGCCGCCAAGCCGCTCAGCGAACAGACCCTGGTGATCACCGATGGTAAGATTAGCCAGGTTGCCCCCGGTTATCTGAGGGTCGAGACCGTCGCGCCCGGCGCTAAGTATGTGGATCTCAAGCAGGGCTTTGTGATGCCGGGTCTGATGGATATGCATGTGCATCTGCAAGGCGAGCTGGGGCCCAAGAATGATAGCCAAAGACTTAGGATGTCAGATGCCGATGTGGCGATGCAGAGCGCCTACTTTGCCAACAAGACCCTGATGGCGGGCTTCATCACGGTTAGGGACCTCGGCGCCAAGCCGGAGCAGATGTATGCCCTGCGTGATGCGATTGCTAAGGGGTGGATAGACGGGCCGCGGATCATCGCCTCGGGCGGGGTGTCGGTGACCGGCGGTCATGGCGATGTGGACGGCATGAGCCCAGATCTGCTGGATAAGTTCACCACTAAGACCATCTGCGACGGCCCCTATGACTGTCGCCGCGCCACCCGCCGCGCCATCAAGTTTGGCGCCGATGTCATCAAGATCACCTCTACCGGCGGCGTCTTGTCGGATACCGACACAGGCACGGGCCAGCAGATGAACGACGATGAGATCAAAGAAATTGTGGCGACGGCCCATGCCCTTGGGCGTAAGGTGGCCAGCCATGCCCATGCGACAGAGGGGATCAACGCCGCCCTGCGCGCCGGGGTCGATAGCATAGAGCACGGCAGCTACGCCGATAAGGAGAGCATCAAGCTACTCAAGAAGAATGGCGCCTTCCTGGTGCCCACCCTGTTGGCGGGCGATACCGTGGTGCATATGGCCAAGGAGTCTGACTTCATGTCGCCGGCCATCAAGCAGAAGGCGGTGCGAGTGGGCGCCGATATGACGGCTAACTTTACCCGCGCCTATAAGGCCGGGGTCAAGATTGCCTATGGTACCGACAGCGGCGTCTCGGCCCACGGCACCAATGCGCGCGAGGCGGTGTTGATGAATCAGGCGGGCATGAGCAATAAAGATGTGCTGATCTCGGCCACCATCAACGGCGCCGAGCTAGTGGATATGTCAGATAGCCTGGGCACCCTGAGTGTCGGCAAGCAGGCCGATATTATCGCGACCCAGGGCAACCCGCTGGAGGATATCTCGGCCCTGCTGGATGTGGGATTCGTGATGAAAGGTGGCAAGGTGGTGAAGTCGCGCCTGTGAATGAAAAAAGATTGTCATTAAAATTCAATTATATTTTTTAAACTATTGATATATTATGACACTTATCCAATAGGGGGCTTAGGAATGGCCCCCTCTTTATTGGAGTTTTTCAGTCAATTTACGTAAACAAAGGGAACTATATGGAATATTTTATTGGTGCGTTGAAGAAGTTTGCTGATTTCACCGGTCGTGCTCGTCGCAAAGAATTTTGGATGTTTACCCTGTTCTACATCATCTTCTATGCCGTGGCGGCAACCATAGATGTGGTGACCGGCCTGTATATGCTGAGCGGTATCTTCTCGCTGGCACTGCTTATCCCAACTCTCGCTATCTCGGCCAGACGCCTACACGACACCGGCCGTTCGGGCTGGTGGCAGTTGATCGGCCTGATCCCGCTTATCGGCGCTATCGTGCTGATCGTCTTCTATGTACAAGACAGCGTTGAAGGCAATGAATATGGTGAAAACCCTAAGGCATTAGCCGAGGCGTAACTTTCCCCTATCTGCGATGAAGGAGGCTTAGGCCTCCTTTGTTGTTTTTAGGGAGTAATGCAGCCCTTGGGTGAAGATGCCGACTCGGGCCATCATGGGAGTATTAGACATTTATACGTGTAGACGTCTATAATGCCCGCGTTCTGTCACTGGAGCCGGGAGAGAGCCTCTCCTCAACGCCGCACATAAGCCGCGGGGCCGAGGGCAGAGCGTTACCAAATTTAGTCAACCTTATGTGGTGCCCTGGCCAAAATGGCACAAGGGATAATCGGGAAGCCAGTGAGAATCTGGCACTGCCCCCGCAACGGTGATAGGTGAGAGCTGGGTGCGCCATGCCTTTAACATCATGGCGTTAAAAAAATCTAAGCTCGTCGTTTAAACCCTTTGTTTAGACTTAGCCTCAGTCCGGAGACCGGCCCTTAAGGTGATTTTGAGATTTCGGCGGGCAGATCTCGAAATGCGACCCTGGCGGTTTGATGGACTGCGCCCAGTCGTGACGCCTTGCCCTGTTTCCCTTTTAGGAGTTAAAGGAAAATGGGTACACAACCTAGTAAAATTGCGCTACTGCTTGGCGCCTGTCTGGCCGGAAGTTTTCCTGCTTTAGCGGAAAGTTCGGGCACCCCAGGGCCTGTGGATGAAACCATCACGGTTATCGGCCGCAGCGAAAACACCCCTATCAATATCGCGGCTAACGTCAACGTGATCGACGCTGCCGCCATCGAGCTCAGCGGTGCCACCAACCTCACCGACTTGCTGCGCGGACAGAGCGGCATTCAGGTGTCAGATTCAAACTCGGGCGCCGTATTTGCCATGCGAGGTTTCAGCGCCAGTCAGGCGGTCAACAACACCTTGATCCTGATCGATGGTCGTCGCCTCAATAACATCGATATCGCCGCGCCAAGCATCGGCGCCATCGGGCTCAATCAGGTGGAGCGAGTCGAGATCCTCTCAGGCAGCGCCGGTGTGCTCTATGGAGACCAGGCAGTTGGCGGGGTGATCAACATTATCACCAAGGCGCCGAAAGATAACGGCGGCAGCCTGCAGCTCTCTGGCGGCAGCTTCGACACCTTTGAGGCCAAGGCCGAGGGGTCGGTCGCCATCAACGACAACTGGCGCCTCTATGGCGCGGCCAACCATCTCAAGAGCGACAACTATCGCGATCACAATGCCAGCGAGACCAGCTCAGTGCTGGGACGCCTGCAATATGACGATGAGGTGCAGCAGTTCTTCGCCGAGGCGAGTCACTATGACAACCACCGCGAACTGGCTGCTGCGCTGAATGATGATCAGATCAAGGAAAACCCAAGACAAATGGGTGATCTACAGCGAGGCGACCTCTTTATCGATGCCTACCTGCATGAGATGACCACGGCGGCCCGCACCGGTTATCAGCGACAGCTGAATGAGGCCTGGTCGCTGGGCGCCGACCTTAACTACAGCGACACCCTGACAACCGGGCTCAGCACCTGGAATACAAGCCGCCGCGATACCCGCTCTCTGCTCGAGTTTAAGCCCAAGGCTGTGGCTAACATCAAGACGGATAACGGCGAGCTTAAGCTGGTGACCGGTCTGGATGTAAGCCGCGGCGAGGCGACATTTAGCAATCGCAGCAATGTGCAGAAGTTGGCTAGCGCCTATCTGCAGGCGACAGTGCCTCTCACCGAGAGTTTCAGCTACGTGGTGGGCGGTCGTTATGCCGAGGTGACCGATGAGCTGGTGGACGGTAAAGCCT contains the following coding sequences:
- a CDS encoding TonB-dependent receptor, producing the protein MGTQPSKIALLLGACLAGSFPALAESSGTPGPVDETITVIGRSENTPINIAANVNVIDAAAIELSGATNLTDLLRGQSGIQVSDSNSGAVFAMRGFSASQAVNNTLILIDGRRLNNIDIAAPSIGAIGLNQVERVEILSGSAGVLYGDQAVGGVINIITKAPKDNGGSLQLSGGSFDTFEAKAEGSVAINDNWRLYGAANHLKSDNYRDHNASETSSVLGRLQYDDEVQQFFAEASHYDNHRELAAALNDDQIKENPRQMGDLQRGDLFIDAYLHEMTTAARTGYQRQLNEAWSLGADLNYSDTLTTGLSTWNTSRRDTRSLLEFKPKAVANIKTDNGELKLVTGLDVSRGEATFSNRSNVQKLASAYLQATVPLTESFSYVVGGRYAEVTDELVDGKAYPNGIDLDQDAHAFELGINYRPNQQHRFYLRADDNFRFAKVDEQAYTPASIQGLKPQTGRSYEAGWDLLLERNTLRLSAYRLDLEDEIVFDPSAETPAGGDFPGANVNADASRRYGVSADWDWQATQDLMLGLEYNYIDAEFTEGLNEGKALSWVAKNSGRGYVSYDVYEHLQLFAEAVYTGERYMEGDNANLGDKLDAYTLANIAINYSRDAWLASLRVDNLLDKEYVSSGYFSTWGSGYYPGTGRALRLTASYRF
- a CDS encoding metal-dependent hydrolase family protein, with protein sequence MKNNTLLPLVALTAALLSPSLFAKDVTVIHAGTLLADPAAKPLSEQTLVITDGKISQVAPGYLRVETVAPGAKYVDLKQGFVMPGLMDMHVHLQGELGPKNDSQRLRMSDADVAMQSAYFANKTLMAGFITVRDLGAKPEQMYALRDAIAKGWIDGPRIIASGGVSVTGGHGDVDGMSPDLLDKFTTKTICDGPYDCRRATRRAIKFGADVIKITSTGGVLSDTDTGTGQQMNDDEIKEIVATAHALGRKVASHAHATEGINAALRAGVDSIEHGSYADKESIKLLKKNGAFLVPTLLAGDTVVHMAKESDFMSPAIKQKAVRVGADMTANFTRAYKAGVKIAYGTDSGVSAHGTNAREAVLMNQAGMSNKDVLISATINGAELVDMSDSLGTLSVGKQADIIATQGNPLEDISALLDVGFVMKGGKVVKSRL
- a CDS encoding DUF805 domain-containing protein; this translates as MEYFIGALKKFADFTGRARRKEFWMFTLFYIIFYAVAATIDVVTGLYMLSGIFSLALLIPTLAISARRLHDTGRSGWWQLIGLIPLIGAIVLIVFYVQDSVEGNEYGENPKALAEA